The following proteins are encoded in a genomic region of Magnolia sinica isolate HGM2019 chromosome 1, MsV1, whole genome shotgun sequence:
- the LOC131240503 gene encoding uncharacterized protein LOC131240503, which translates to MSSASRAWIVAASVGAVEALKDQGICRWNYAFRSLHQQAKKSIGSYAQPRRLSPSLDSSLVTKRIDGIEKMKQSEESLRKVMYLSCWGPN; encoded by the coding sequence ATGAGTTCGGCGAGCAGAGCATGGATTGTCGCTGCAAGCGTCGGAGCGGTTGAAGCACTGAAAGATCAAGGTATTTGTAGATGGAATTACGCTTTCAGATCTCTACATCAGCAAGCGAAGAAGAGCATCGGATCGTATGCACAACCCAGGAGACTCTCTCCTTCTTTAGATTCCTCTCTCGTAACAAAGAGAATAGATGGAATCGAGAAAATGAAGCAGTCTGAAGAGTCATTGAGGAAAGTAATGTATTTGAGCTGTTGGGGACCCAACtga
- the LOC131242226 gene encoding uncharacterized protein LOC131242226 produces MSNTRHGSGPSNLTYRTLFVQQVLEWIPFLCNTVVSIKRHKSRWYVGEEKAVFRNEYLAAKISPPVFETSHLCLSVYINLYCHSSFHIQIPNNPPLKNSILFKPKKQHQHRTEMSSTSRAWIVAVSVGAVEALKDQGICRWNYAFRSLHQQAKKSIGSYAQAKRLSPSLDSSLVTKRRDGVEKTKQSEESLRKVMYLSCWGPN; encoded by the coding sequence ATGTCAAACACGCGTCACGGTAGTGGGCCCAGTAATCTGACGTATCGCACGCTCTTCGTACAACAGGTGTTGGAGTGGATTCCATTCCTTTGCAATACCGTGGTTTCTATCAAAAGACACAAAAGCCGCTGGTATGTTGGAGAGGAGAAAGCGGTTTTTCGAAACGAGTACCTTGCTGCCAAAATTTCGCCTCCGGTTTTTGAAACCTCCCATCTCTGCTTGTCTGTTTATATAAATCTCTACTGCCACTCCTCTTTCCACATCCAAATACCCAACAATCCACCCCTAAAAAATTCCATTCTTTTCAAACCCAAGAAGCAGCACCAGCACAGGACAGAGATGAGTTCGACGAGCAGAGCATGGATCGTCGCTGTAAGCGTTGGAGCGGTTGAAGCACTGAAAGATCAAGGTATTTGTAGATGGAATTATGCTTTCAGATCTTTACATCAGCAAGCAAAGAAGAGCATCGGATCGTATGCACAGGCCAAgagactctctccttctcttgatTCCTCTCTTGTAACAAAGAGAAGAGATGGAGTTGAGAAAACGAAGCAGTCGGAAGAGTCACTGAGGAAAGTAATGTATTTGAGCTGTTGGGGACCTAACTGA
- the LOC131236806 gene encoding uncharacterized protein LOC131236806 has protein sequence MSSTSRAWMVAASVGAVEALKDQGFCRWNYALRSLHQQAKKSIGSYAQANSLSPSLDSSLVTKTRDGVEKTKQSEESLRKVMYLSCWGPN, from the coding sequence ATGAGTTCGACGAGCAGAGCATGGATGGTCGCTGCAAGCGTGGGAGCAGTTGAAGCACTGAAAGATCAGGGCTTTTGTAGATGGAACTACGCTTTGAGATCTCTACATCAGCAAGCAAAGAAGAGCATCGGATCGTATGCACAAGCCAATAGCCTCTCTCCTTCTCTCGATTCATCTCTTGTAACAAAGACAAGAGATGGAGTTGAGAAAACGAAGCAGTCAGAAGAGTCACTGAGGAAAGTAATGTATTTGAGCTGTTGGGGACCCAACTGA
- the LOC131239804 gene encoding uncharacterized protein LOC131239804, with protein sequence MSSTSRAWMVAASVGAVEALKDQGFCRWNYPLRYLHQQAKKSIGSYAQANRLSPSLDSSLVTKRRDGVEKTKQSEESLRKVMYLSCWGPN encoded by the coding sequence ATGAGTTCGACGAGCAGAGCATGGATGGTCGCTGCAAGCGTGGGAGCAGTTGAAGCACTGAAAGATCAGGGCTTTTGTAGATGGAACTACCCTTTGAGATATCTACATCAGCAAGCAAAGAAGAGCATCGGATCGTATGCACAAGCCAAtagactctctccttctctcgaTTCATCTCTTGTAACAAAGAGAAGAGATGGAGTTGAGAAAACGAAGCAGTCAGAAGAGTCCCTGAGGAAAGTAATGTATTTGAGCTGCTGGGGACCCAACTGA
- the LOC131241219 gene encoding uncharacterized protein LOC131241219, whose amino-acid sequence MSSTSRAWMVAASVGAVEALKDQGFCRWNYALRSLHQQAKKSIGLYAQAKRLSPSLHSSLVTKRRDEIEKTKQSEESLRKVMYLSCWGPN is encoded by the coding sequence ATGAGTTCGACGAGCAGAGCATGGATGGTCGCTGCAAGCGTGGGAGCAGTTGAAGCACTGAAAGATCAGGGCTTTTGTAGATGGAACTATGCTTTGAGATCTCTACATCAGCAAGCAAAGAAGAGCATCGGATTGTATGCACAAGCCAAgagactctctccttctctccattCCTCTCTCGTAACAAAGAGAAGAGATGAAATTGAGAAAACGAAGCAGTCAGAAGAGTCACTGAGGAAAGTAATGTATTTGAGCTGTTGGGGACCCAACTGA